From the Anas platyrhynchos isolate ZD024472 breed Pekin duck chromosome 27, IASCAAS_PekinDuck_T2T, whole genome shotgun sequence genome, one window contains:
- the LOC101792780 gene encoding pepsin B codes for MENRGQQIRGGVTAGCYKAGEPGWLTQLLQPAEGMRGAGGARTMKWLVLAVLCLQLSEGVVRIQLRKYKSARELMREAGVLKDYLKKMKHDPARRYHFGRSYLVHEPMASHLDSSFFGEISLGTPPQSFLVLFDTGSSNLWVPSTLCQTAACKNHATFDPSASSTFVNNGRTYTLSYGSGSLTVQLGYDTLKIQNIKVKHQEFGLSKNEPSEPFYYAQFDGIMGMAYPSLAVGGTPTVLQGMLQQNQLTQPIFSFYFSRHPTYNYGGELILGGVDKRLYTGEIVWAPVTQELYWQVAINEFAIGGSPTGWCSRGCQAIVDTGTFLLTVPQQYLNRFLQAVGAQETSYGYAVECSQIHSLPTITFVINGTALPLRPSAYVLNSNGYCTLGIEATYLGSQYGQPLWILGDVFLKEYYTVFDMAKNRVGFAPSAERRRQ; via the exons ATGGAAAACAGAGGTCAGCAGATAAGGGGGGGGGTCACTGCTGGCTGTTATAAAGCCGGGGAGCCCGGGTGGCtcacccagctgctgcagcctgcggAGGGGATGCGCGGAGCCGGGGGTGCCCGCACCATGAAGTGGCTCGTCCTGGCCGTGCTGTGCCTCCAGCTCTCGGAGGGGGTGGTGAG GATCCAGCTGAGGAAATACAAGTCCGCACGGGAGTTGATGAGGGAGGCGGGCGTGCTGAAGGACtacctgaagaaaatgaagcatgaCCCAGCCAGGAGATACCACTTCGGTCGGAGCTACCTCGTGCACGAGCCCATGGCCAGCCATCTGGAT TCCTCCTTCTTCGGGGAGATCAGCCTCGGGACCCCCCCGCAGAGCTTCCTGGTGCTCTTCGACACCGGCTCCTCCAACCTCTGGGTGCCCTCCACCCTGTGCCAGACGGCGGCTTGCA AAAATCACGCCACGTTCGACCCCAGCGCCTCCTCCACCTTCGTCAACAACGGCCGGACCTACACCCTGAGCTACGGCAGCGGCTCGCTGACGGTGCAGCTGGGCTACGACACGCTGAAG ATCCAGAACATCAAGGTCAAACACCAGGAGTTCGGGCTGAGCAAGAACGAGCCCTCCGAGCCCTTTTACTATGCCCAGTTCGACGGGATCATGGGCATGGCTTACCCCTCGCTGGCCGTGGGAGGGACGCCCACCGTGCTGCAGGGCATGCTGCAGCAGAACCAGCTCACCCAGCCCATCTTCAGCTTCTACTTCTCCCG CCACCCCACCTACAACTACGGGGGGGAGCTCATCCTCGGAGGAGTGGACAAGAGGCTGTACACCGGGGAGATCGTGTGGGCGCCGGTGACCCAGGAGCTGTACTGGCAGGTGGCGATTAACGA GTTTGCCATCGGAGGGTCGCCCACGGGCTGGTGCAGCCGGGGCTGCCAGGCCATCGTGGACACGGGGACGTTCCTGCTCACGGTGCCCCAGCAGTACCTGAACAGATTCCTGCAGGCCGTGGGCGCCCAGGAGACCAGCTACGGG TACGCCGTTGAATGCAGCCAGATCCACAGCTTGCCCACCATCACCTTCGTCATCAACGGCACGGCGCTCCCGCTGCGCCCCTCTGCCTACGTCCTCAAC AGCAATGGTTACTGCACCCTTGGCATCGAGGCCACCTACCTGGGCTCCCAGTATGGGCAGCCGCTCTGGATTTTGGGTGACGTCTTCCTCAAGGAGTATTACACCGTCTTCGACATGGCGAAAAACCGCGTCGGCTTCGCCCCATCGgcggagaggaggaggcagtga
- the LOC101794692 gene encoding gastricsin yields the protein MKWLLLALVCLHLSEGLLRIPLKKGKSIREAMKEKGVLHEYLQQHRYHDPAYKFFSSFSSIYEPLSNSMEMSYYGEISIGTPPQNFLVLFDTGSSNLWVPSTLCQSQACTNHNLFNPNESSTFSTQDEYFSLQYGTGSLTGIFGYDTVTIQGLSITNQEFGLSETEPGTNFVYAPFDGILGLAFPSLSAGGATTVMQGMLQQSLLDSPIFSFYLSGQEGSQGGELVFGGVDPNLYTGQITWTPVTQAGYWQIGIEDFSIGGQSSGWCSQGCQGIVDTGTSLLTVPTQVFTQLMQYIGAQADSDGQYVASCSNIGSMPTLTFVISGTSFPLPPSAYMLQSNSGYCTVGIESTYLPSQNGQPLWILGDVFLRSYYSIYDMGNNQVGFATAV from the exons ATGAAGTGGCTGCTCCTTGCCCTGGTGTGCCTGCACCTCTCCGAGGGGCTGCTGAG GATTCCTCTGAAGAAAGGCAAGTCCATACGGGAAGCCATGAAGGAGAAGGGGGTGCTCCACGAGTACCTGCAGCAGCACCGCTACCACGACCCTGCCTACAAGTTCTTCAGCAGCTTCTCCAGCATCTACGAGCCCCTGTCCAACAGCATGGAG ATGTCCTACTACGGGGAGATCAGCATCGGGACCCCTCCCCAGAACTTCCTGGTGCTCTTCGACACCGGCTCCTCCAACCTCTGGGTGCCCTCCACCCTGTGCCAGAGCCAGGCCTGCA CCAACCACAACCTGTTCAACCCCAACGAGTCCTCCACGTTTTCAACCCAGGACGAGTACTTCTCCCTGCAGTACGGGACGGGCAGCCTCACCGGCATCTTCGGCTACGACACGGTCACA ATCCAAGGCCTCTCCATCACCAACCAGGAGTTCGGCCTGAGTGAGACGGAGCCTGGCACCAACTTTGTGTACGCCCCGTTCGATGGCATCCTGGGGCtggccttcccttccctttctgccGGCGGTGCCACCACGGTGATGCAGggcatgctgcagcaaagcctGCTGGATTCCCCCATCTTCAGCTTCTACCTGAGTGG gcaggagggcagccagggcgGAGAGCTCGTCTTTGGAGGCGTCGACCCCAACCTGTACACGGGGCAGATCACCTGGACCCCCGTCACCCAGGCTGGCTACTGGCAGATCGGGATCGAAGA CTTCTCCATCGGTGGGCAGAGCAGCGGGTGGTGTAGCCAGGGCTGCCAGGGAATCGTCGACACGGGAACCTCGCTCCTCACCGTCCCCACTCAGGTCTTCACCCAGCTGATGCAGTACATCGGGGCTCAGGCTGACAGCGACGGCCAG TACGTGGCGAGCTGCAGCAACATCGGGAGCATGCCCACCCTCACCTTTGTCATCAGCGGCACCAGCttccccctgcctccctccgCCTACATGCTCCAG AGCAACAGCGGCTACTGCACCGTCGGGATCGAGTCCACCTACCTGCCCTCCCAGAACGGGCAGCCGCTGTGGATCCTTGGTGACgtcttcctgaggtcctactactccATCTATGACATGGGCAACAACCAAGTGGGCTTCGCCACCGCTGTGTGA
- the TFEB gene encoding transcription factor EB, protein MASRIGLRMELMKQQAQQEAERERMQQQMMMNYMQQQRMPVASSPAINTPVHYQSPPPVPGEVLKVQSYLENPTTYHLQKSRDKKVQAYLSETYGNKFAAHVSPASHSPKPPPAASPGVRPGHVLSSSAGNSAPNSPMAMLNIGSNPEREFDEVIDDIMRLDDVLGYMNPEVHMPNTLPMSSSHMNVYSGDPQVTASLVGVTSSSCPADLTQKRELTDAESRALAKERQKKDNHNLIERRRRFNINDRIKELGMLIPKANDLDVRWNKGTILKASVDYIKRMQKDLQRSRDLENHSRRLEMTNKQLLLRIQELEMQARVHGLPTSSPSGVNVAELAQQVVKQEAGGDEGTLEPLLPPQDPESQPTLPAPPQSPYHQLDFTHSLSFDDGSRGFPDSLEPGHGASFPSLSKKELDLMLMQDTMLPLASDPLFSAMSPEASKASSRRSSFSMEDADML, encoded by the exons ATGGCGTCCCGCATCGGGCTGCGGATGGAGCTGATGAAGCAGCAGGCGCAGCAGGAGGCCGAGAGGGAGCgcatgcagcagcagatgaTGATGAATTACATGCAGCAGCAGCGGATGCCGGTGGCCTCCAGCCCGGCCATCAACACCCCCGTCCACTACCAGTCCCCGCCGCCCGTGCCCGGAGAGGTCCTCAAG GTGCAGTCCTATTTAGAGAACCCCACCACCTACCACCTGCAGAAGTCGCGGGATAAAAAGGTGCAGGCGTACCTCTCCGAGACCTACGGGAACAAATTCGCCGCCCACGTCAGCCCCGCCAGCCACTCGCCAAAACCCCCTCCGGCCGCGTCCCCCGGCGTGCGGCCCGGCCACGTCCTCTCCTCCTCGGCGGGCAACAGCGCGCCCAACAGCCCCATGGCCATGCTCAACATCGGCTCCAACCCCGAGAGGGAG TTCGATGAGGTCATCGATGACATCATGCGCCTGGATGATGTTTTGGGGTATATGAACCCCGAAGTCCACATGCCCAACACG CTGCCGATGTCCAGCAGTCACATGAATGTGTACAGCGGGGACCCCCAGGTGACCGCCTCGCTCGTCGGGgtcaccagcagctcctgccccgcCGACCTCACCCAGAAGAGAGAGCTGACAG ATGCCGAGAGCCGAGCCCTGGCAAAGGAGCGCCAGAAGAAAGACAATCACAACCTGA TTGAGAGGCGGCGAAGGTTCAACATCAACGACCGCATCAAGGAGCTGGGGATGCTGATCCCCAAAGCCAACGACCT GGACGTGCGCTGGAACAAAGGGACGATCCTGAAGGCTTCGGTGGACTACATCAAGAGGATGCAGAAGGACTTGCAGAGGTCGCGGGACCTGGAGAACCACTCGCGGCGGCTGGAGATGACgaacaagcagctgctgctccgcATCCAG gagctggagatgCAGGCGCGCGTCCACGGGCTGCCCACCTCGTCGCCCTCGGGTGTCAACGTGGCTGAGCTGGCCCAGCAGGTGGTGAAGCAAGAAGCCGGCGGGGACGAGGGGACGCTGGagccgctgctgcccccccaggaccccgaATCGCAGCCGACGCTGCCTGCGCCGCCGCAGTCTCCCTACCACCAGCTGGACTTTACCCACAGCCTGAGCTTCGACGACGGCTCCCGGGGCTTCCCGGATAGCCTGGAGCCCGGCCACGGCGCTTCTTTCCCTTCGCTCTCCAAGaaggagctggacttgatgcTGATGCAGGACACCATGCTGCCCCTGGCCTCCGACCCCTTGTTCTCGGCCATGTCCCCGGAGGCCTCCAAGGCCAGCAGTCGCCGCAGCAGCTTCAGCATGGAGGACGCGGACATGCTGTGA